Proteins encoded by one window of Nymphaea colorata isolate Beijing-Zhang1983 unplaced genomic scaffold, ASM883128v2 scaffold0353, whole genome shotgun sequence:
- the LOC116244866 gene encoding alpha-thujene synthase TPS3, chloroplastic, protein LFSRFREQSGRFSENLREDVRGLQSLYEASQLAYEGETALEEATAFSSEHLRARISRMEQRMSRQVQHALQVLLHRRVRRVKAREDIETFERTDRRSQVLHEWWRDLGLGEHISFARDWWRATSWQWGRCMSHSSHSTGCNSPGWDLQAAEQLPQSLRVFYAAVYNTTNQISYTVLRRHGREITSHMRRAWVGVCRAYLVEAWWHRAHQTPRLEQYLSNNRAAMTGPIPLPAYFFLSQNIEEQTIQQLQSESNIVNLSSMVVRLSADLQRSRDSLVYFLLVN, encoded by the exons AGTTGTTTAGTAGATTTAGGGAACAGTCTGGCCGGTTCTCTGAGAATCTTCGTGAGGATGTGAGAGGGTTGCAGAGCCTCTACGAAGCATCACAACTAGCCTATGAAGGAGAAACTGCGTTGGAAGAAGCTACGGCcttctcttcagagcatcttagGGCAAGGATAAGCCGCATGGAGCAGAGGATGTCTCGACAGGTACAGCATGCTCTGCAGGTTCTTCTCCACAGAAGGGTTCGCAGGGTCAAGGCCCGAGAGGATATTGAGACATTCGAGAGGACGGACCGCagaagccaagtgctgcatga gtggtggagggacttgggcttgggcGAGCACATTAGCTTCGCCAGAGATTGGTGGAGAGCTACTTCATGGCAGTGGGGCAGATGCATGAGCCACAGTTctcacagtacaggatgcaaCTCGCCAGG gtgggatcttcaagcGGCAGAGCAGCTGCCACAGTCACTGAGGGTCTTCTATGCGGCTGTCTACAACACGACCAACCAGATCAGCTACACTGTTCTTAGGAGGCATGGCCGTGAAATCACTTCACACATGAGGAGAGCG TGGGTGGGTGTGTGCAGAGCTTACTTGGTTGAAGCATGGTGGCACCGTGCCCATCAGACACCAAGGCTAGAGCAATATTTGAGCAACAACCGGGCAGCCATGACCGGCCCTATTCCCCTTCctgcctacttcttcctctcccaaaacattgaggaacaaACAATCCAGCAGCTGCAGTCCGAGTCCAACATCGTCAACTTGTCATCGATGGTAGTTCGTCTCTCGGCTGACCTCCAGAGATCCAGGGATAGTTTAGTGTATTTTCTGCTGGTTAACTAG